One window of Gloeothece citriformis PCC 7424 genomic DNA carries:
- a CDS encoding DUF3891 family protein: MIVNLTQNGWEVIYHRAHALLAAQLAGQWDKTQTPKRFFETLAAISHHDDLEVEWENAQLTEAGAPLDFTLTLDYSAKRIEKLADLVDKALHRGRWVALLVSMHVCFLSQAQWESSEQWKQFLNDQVQKQQAWRDALGIDKDEAEQTYQFLQWCDRLSLILCQKSLPVDQRALEITSRFNHQRYDVKQIDGFVHVVPWPFEKDEFIVGVDACDLNQLKFEDNAQLKQALQQAPIKELTWKFAKLRT; the protein is encoded by the coding sequence ATGATCGTTAATTTAACTCAGAATGGTTGGGAAGTCATCTATCATCGTGCCCATGCTTTACTTGCTGCTCAACTGGCCGGACAATGGGATAAAACGCAAACTCCGAAGCGCTTTTTTGAAACCCTCGCCGCCATTTCTCATCATGATGATTTAGAGGTGGAATGGGAAAATGCTCAATTAACTGAAGCCGGCGCTCCTCTAGATTTTACTCTCACTTTAGACTATTCTGCTAAAAGAATTGAAAAACTGGCGGATTTAGTTGATAAAGCTCTACATCGAGGACGATGGGTAGCCTTACTCGTGTCTATGCACGTTTGTTTCTTAAGTCAAGCTCAATGGGAAAGCTCTGAGCAGTGGAAACAATTTCTCAATGACCAAGTTCAAAAACAGCAAGCATGGCGCGACGCTTTAGGCATTGATAAAGATGAAGCCGAACAAACTTATCAATTTTTGCAATGGTGCGATCGCTTATCTTTAATTTTATGTCAAAAAAGCTTACCTGTAGATCAAAGAGCCTTAGAAATTACCTCTAGATTTAATCATCAGCGTTATGATGTTAAACAAATAGACGGATTTGTTCATGTAGTCCCCTGGCCGTTTGAGAAAGATGAATTTATCGTCGGTGTAGACGCTTGTGATCTCAATCAATTAAAATTTGAAGATAATGCCCAATTAAAACAAGCCCTTCAACAAGCACCGATTAAAGAATTAACCTGGAAATTTGCTAAATTGAGGACTTAG
- a CDS encoding chemotaxis protein CheW: MTTMTKTVTNYQNPLQKAQVVKTLKLLIFTVGKLNLALPIERVKKVVNYTPIHGSGLSFVGVAHVGEQEITVIDLHQRLFHESEAIQSGTKGYLIMAKNNQGELFGIWVGKTPTLIDVSLNQIRELPASYRRSDTLQIASHVTVIQEKEQSLTVFIIDSDQLL; the protein is encoded by the coding sequence ATGACTACTATGACTAAAACCGTAACAAATTATCAAAATCCTTTGCAAAAAGCCCAGGTTGTAAAAACCTTAAAATTATTAATTTTTACCGTAGGAAAACTCAATTTAGCGTTACCTATTGAGCGAGTGAAAAAAGTGGTAAATTATACTCCTATACATGGGAGTGGATTAAGTTTTGTTGGGGTGGCTCATGTAGGAGAACAAGAAATTACGGTTATAGATTTACATCAGCGCTTGTTTCATGAAAGTGAAGCGATACAATCAGGGACAAAAGGCTATTTAATTATGGCTAAAAATAATCAGGGGGAATTATTCGGGATTTGGGTAGGAAAAACCCCAACTTTAATCGATGTTTCTCTCAATCAAATTCGGGAGTTACCCGCTTCTTATCGTCGTTCAGATACCTTACAAATTGCTTCTCATGTTACTGTCATTCAAGAAAAGGAGCAATCCTTAACTGTGTTTATTATCGATTCCGATCAATTACTTTAA
- a CDS encoding Hpt domain-containing protein, protein MQQPTYHDQSYQFFIEEADELLESIETGLLTLREENSLGKVHEIMRAAHSIKGGAASVGLDGIQFLAHRLEDFFKAFYNESLIIDVELEGLLLQGFDCLKNPLIEQIKTGAYDAQSALEKANPIFEKLELRLKPFLEGQEDFLPSSADLGIDLAVSIFEVDVKQGLDDLTTVLATPDRNIATQLLSTMEMFIGFAQLLSLPGFQEIATTVKKALELHPDKAVDITKVALENFQIASSQVLEGDRILGGKVEPALLAYLAEIPAPVASISQEEEDKTELAEKPEKESFVAQNDGKDFQDQAYRFFIEEARDLLQVIETELLTLRTEKNRSKVHQIMRAAHSIKGGAASVGLEAIRTIAHRLEDFFKALYGDKIEVNEELEGLLLEGFDSLRNPLIEQIETGFHDPELALARAYPIFEKVANLLGDILKETEQYVPNATDSGVDIAASIFETDVPEELERLQLVIADPQNYEVAGELRATAEVLGGFAQLLDLPGLEAIATTIIKALERHPYQAVELTKVALTNFLMAREQVLAGDRKLGGSPSEELLAYVKEEIGTLSLSELFVEEIEEKHPLIETDLNSLSDDIQQQAYQFFIEEAVELLQGIEEGLNCLALEKSKPKVHEIMRAAHSIKGGAASAGLETIRSLAYRLEKIFKALYYDEVILDQELMGWLKSGFESLRDPLLQQIESGGFDEPKALETSEPIFAHLEVLLADALNREEEYIPTSEDLGVDIASSIFELDVQQELDKLTQVLGNGSDSDITEQLGATAQMLAGFAELFNLPGLGQMTATVLSAVEVHAQRVREIAEIALRDFTDARQLVLDGDRSSGGNPSPELLAFGENASEFLDTPSLDEVFSFNEQTPSTNGILNNNLVSFNHHIEENLTPSSSLSLDEIFGASDINSQESLEVIEGLTPTLDDVFGPVETKPERELPAPSLDDVFGSVQEEAQKELSPPSLDDVFGAVTATPEKELTPPSLDEVFGSEEKIEATQTHLTPEKLEDLVSLVEKDFDKLPSINEQELSSSLAKIAETKQAPKPSEVKPSLPTVNQTVRHSPTKQVSGAETAKAEAALSVRVDFNRLERMNNLVGELAINRNSLSLQNNQLQSAVKELLNRFSRFHLIGNKLRELSDLMLVDASMRGRSINSVPQWSANSKLFSEEESILGDKSDFDTLEMDRYGSVYSLLQSILEEMLQLEESVDDIVLFARGSDQTLEQQRQMLTSLRDELMWARMLPLGEVLNRFPRVLRDLSTTYHKPVRLKLVGTGVLVDRAALEKLYDPLLHLLRNAFDHGIEPPQDRQKRGKSEEGQIEIRAYHQGNQTIIEIKDDGNGLNLEKIRMTALKTGIVTPEQLAVMSNEEVAELIFEPGFSTASKVSELSGRGVGLDVVRSQIQNLKGTVTVSSHPGEGTTFALKLPLTMTIAKLLVCLMNAKTHDGGVGAIALPSDSIEEIIIPEPQQIKKSGEQRFLYWQEQIIPIYPVSDLLEYRCSMPKTFSSKVLDAVPMPSDWGLPLLLLRRGQQVFALEVDRLVTEQELVIKPFGSCVAPPTYTYGCTILGDGTLIPVINGIMLLEQYLGLTSVTSNSNSEESKSETMMNTSIGMSQTSSIQTSTILVVDDSAALRRTLALTLQKAGYRVMQAKDGREALQQLQQNSNVQLVVCDVEMPNMNGFEFLGQRRRYPELMNIPVAMLTSRSSEKHRQLATHLGASAYFTKPYIEQQFLTAVDNIVKSK, encoded by the coding sequence ATGCAGCAGCCCACATATCACGATCAATCCTATCAATTTTTTATCGAAGAAGCGGATGAGTTACTAGAGTCTATCGAAACTGGCCTTTTGACTTTACGAGAGGAAAATTCTTTAGGTAAAGTTCATGAAATTATGCGGGCGGCTCACTCAATTAAAGGGGGAGCGGCAAGTGTTGGCCTGGATGGCATTCAATTTTTAGCTCATCGTTTAGAGGATTTCTTTAAGGCTTTTTATAATGAATCCCTGATTATTGATGTGGAATTAGAAGGGTTATTACTCCAAGGGTTTGATTGTCTTAAAAATCCTTTAATTGAGCAAATTAAAACCGGAGCTTATGATGCTCAATCGGCTTTAGAAAAAGCTAACCCGATTTTTGAAAAATTAGAGCTTCGGTTAAAACCTTTTCTCGAAGGACAAGAAGACTTTTTACCCTCTTCTGCCGATTTGGGGATTGATTTAGCCGTCTCAATTTTTGAGGTTGATGTCAAGCAAGGATTAGATGATTTAACAACAGTTTTGGCGACTCCTGATAGGAATATTGCTACTCAATTACTCTCTACAATGGAGATGTTTATCGGGTTTGCTCAATTGTTAAGTTTGCCAGGATTTCAAGAGATTGCCACTACGGTTAAAAAAGCTCTAGAACTTCATCCCGATAAGGCGGTTGATATTACTAAAGTGGCTCTTGAAAATTTTCAGATCGCTTCATCACAAGTCTTAGAAGGGGATAGAATCTTAGGGGGAAAGGTAGAACCCGCTCTTTTGGCTTATTTAGCCGAAATTCCCGCACCTGTAGCCTCTATTTCTCAGGAGGAAGAAGACAAGACAGAACTAGCAGAAAAACCCGAAAAAGAGAGTTTTGTTGCTCAAAATGACGGTAAAGATTTTCAAGATCAAGCTTATCGATTTTTTATTGAAGAAGCTCGGGACTTATTACAAGTTATAGAAACGGAACTGTTAACTTTAAGAACTGAAAAAAATAGAAGTAAAGTTCATCAAATTATGCGGGCGGCTCATTCGATTAAGGGAGGGGCGGCCAGTGTAGGATTAGAAGCAATTAGAACGATCGCCCATCGTTTAGAAGATTTCTTTAAAGCGTTGTATGGGGATAAAATTGAGGTTAATGAGGAGTTAGAAGGATTACTTTTAGAAGGATTTGATAGTTTGAGAAATCCTTTAATTGAACAAATTGAAACCGGTTTTCACGATCCAGAATTGGCTTTAGCGAGAGCTTATCCCATTTTTGAAAAAGTAGCCAATCTCCTAGGAGATATTCTCAAAGAGACAGAACAATATGTCCCCAATGCTACAGATTCAGGGGTTGATATTGCCGCTTCTATTTTTGAGACAGATGTACCAGAGGAATTAGAGCGTTTACAGCTAGTGATTGCTGATCCCCAAAACTATGAGGTAGCCGGAGAATTACGGGCGACTGCCGAGGTTTTAGGGGGTTTTGCCCAATTATTAGATCTACCGGGGTTAGAGGCCATCGCTACGACTATCATTAAAGCTCTAGAACGTCATCCCTATCAAGCCGTTGAGCTAACGAAAGTCGCTTTAACTAATTTTCTCATGGCACGAGAACAGGTTTTAGCTGGCGATCGCAAGTTAGGCGGGAGTCCGTCTGAGGAGTTATTGGCTTATGTTAAAGAGGAAATAGGCACTCTGTCACTCTCTGAGCTTTTTGTCGAGGAAATTGAAGAAAAACACCCCTTAATCGAGACAGATTTAAATTCACTTTCAGATGATATTCAACAACAAGCCTATCAATTTTTTATTGAGGAGGCAGTGGAGTTATTGCAAGGGATAGAGGAGGGGCTAAACTGTCTTGCTCTTGAGAAATCTAAGCCTAAAGTCCATGAGATTATGCGGGCGGCGCATTCAATTAAGGGAGGGGCGGCGAGTGCCGGTTTAGAAACGATTAGAAGTTTAGCCTATCGTTTAGAGAAGATTTTTAAGGCTTTATATTATGATGAAGTGATTCTAGATCAGGAGTTGATGGGATGGCTTAAGAGTGGGTTTGAGAGTTTGAGAGATCCCTTATTACAACAAATTGAGTCCGGCGGGTTTGATGAACCCAAAGCACTGGAAACCTCAGAACCCATTTTTGCCCATCTGGAGGTTCTTTTAGCCGATGCTCTTAACCGAGAAGAAGAATATATTCCCACTTCAGAGGATTTAGGGGTAGATATTGCTAGTTCTATTTTTGAGTTGGATGTACAACAGGAGTTAGATAAATTAACGCAAGTGTTGGGCAATGGTTCAGACTCAGACATTACTGAGCAACTCGGAGCAACTGCTCAAATGTTAGCCGGTTTTGCAGAATTGTTCAATCTACCGGGTTTGGGACAAATGACGGCGACGGTTCTCAGTGCGGTTGAAGTCCATGCTCAACGGGTGCGTGAAATTGCCGAAATCGCTTTAAGAGATTTTACGGACGCTAGACAACTGGTTTTAGACGGCGATCGCAGTTCTGGGGGAAATCCTTCTCCAGAATTATTGGCGTTTGGGGAAAATGCTTCAGAGTTTTTAGACACTCCGTCTTTAGATGAGGTATTTAGTTTTAATGAACAAACCCCCTCAACTAATGGAATATTAAATAACAATTTAGTATCTTTTAATCATCATATCGAAGAAAATTTAACTCCTTCATCTTCTCTTTCTTTAGATGAAATTTTTGGAGCATCAGACATCAATTCTCAAGAGTCTTTAGAAGTCATCGAGGGATTAACTCCTACATTAGATGACGTTTTTGGGCCAGTAGAAACCAAACCAGAAAGAGAATTACCCGCTCCTTCCTTAGATGATGTTTTTGGTTCAGTACAAGAGGAAGCCCAAAAAGAGTTATCCCCTCCTTCCTTAGATGATGTTTTTGGAGCAGTAACAGCTACCCCAGAAAAAGAATTAACCCCTCCTTCCTTAGATGAAGTATTTGGTTCAGAGGAAAAAATAGAAGCCACTCAGACCCATTTAACCCCAGAAAAATTAGAAGATCTTGTCTCTTTAGTCGAGAAAGACTTTGATAAACTTCCCTCGATTAACGAGCAAGAATTATCATCATCTCTCGCTAAAATTGCCGAGACCAAACAAGCACCTAAACCCTCGGAAGTTAAGCCTTCATTACCGACAGTTAACCAGACGGTTAGACATTCCCCTACTAAACAAGTGTCCGGTGCTGAAACCGCTAAAGCTGAGGCCGCGTTGTCGGTGCGGGTTGATTTTAACCGCTTAGAACGGATGAATAATTTAGTCGGAGAATTAGCGATTAATCGCAATAGTTTATCTCTGCAAAATAATCAGCTTCAAAGCGCAGTTAAAGAATTACTCAATCGGTTTAGTCGCTTTCATTTAATTGGCAATAAATTGCGGGAATTATCGGATTTAATGTTAGTCGATGCAAGTATGAGGGGGCGATCGATTAATTCTGTGCCTCAATGGTCAGCTAATAGTAAATTATTCAGCGAAGAGGAATCTATATTAGGCGATAAATCTGATTTTGATACCTTAGAGATGGATCGTTATGGCAGTGTTTATTCTTTGCTGCAAAGTATTTTAGAGGAAATGTTACAACTAGAGGAATCCGTTGATGATATTGTTTTATTTGCCAGAGGGTCGGATCAAACTTTAGAACAACAACGGCAAATGCTCACTAGCCTTAGAGATGAGTTAATGTGGGCGAGAATGTTACCGTTAGGGGAAGTTTTGAACCGTTTTCCTAGAGTTTTGCGGGATTTGTCCACCACCTATCATAAACCTGTCCGTTTAAAATTAGTAGGAACGGGGGTTTTAGTCGATAGAGCGGCTTTAGAGAAGTTATATGACCCTCTATTGCATTTATTACGTAATGCCTTTGATCATGGCATTGAACCGCCACAAGATAGACAAAAACGAGGAAAATCTGAAGAGGGACAGATCGAAATCCGGGCCTATCATCAAGGAAACCAAACGATTATTGAAATTAAAGATGATGGTAATGGGTTAAATTTAGAAAAAATTCGCATGACGGCCTTGAAAACGGGTATTGTTACCCCAGAACAGTTGGCGGTCATGTCTAATGAAGAGGTAGCTGAGTTGATTTTTGAGCCGGGATTTTCAACCGCCAGTAAAGTCAGTGAGTTGTCAGGACGAGGGGTAGGTTTAGATGTGGTTCGTTCCCAAATCCAAAATCTTAAGGGGACAGTAACGGTGAGTTCTCACCCTGGAGAGGGAACAACCTTTGCTCTAAAATTGCCTCTAACCATGACCATTGCTAAGTTGTTGGTCTGTTTGATGAATGCGAAAACTCATGATGGGGGAGTCGGTGCGATCGCTTTACCGTCTGATAGTATTGAAGAAATTATTATTCCAGAACCCCAACAAATTAAAAAATCTGGAGAACAACGGTTTTTATATTGGCAGGAACAAATTATACCGATTTATCCGGTGAGTGATTTGTTAGAGTATCGGTGTTCTATGCCAAAAACCTTTTCGTCTAAAGTATTAGATGCTGTTCCTATGCCGTCTGATTGGGGATTACCTCTATTATTACTCCGTCGAGGGCAACAGGTATTTGCTTTAGAAGTTGACCGACTGGTGACAGAACAAGAATTAGTGATTAAACCCTTTGGCAGTTGTGTTGCTCCACCGACTTATACTTATGGGTGTACGATTTTGGGGGATGGAACTTTAATTCCGGTCATTAATGGAATTATGTTACTCGAACAATATTTAGGTCTCACTAGCGTGACTTCTAACTCCAATAGTGAAGAGTCTAAGTCTGAAACAATGATGAACACTTCTATAGGGATGAGTCAAACTTCTTCGATTCAAACCTCTACTATTTTAGTGGTGGATGATTCAGCCGCTTTACGACGGACTCTAGCTTTAACCTTACAGAAGGCAGGGTATCGAGTGATGCAAGCTAAAGATGGACGGGAAGCTTTACAACAACTGCAACAAAATTCTAATGTTCAATTAGTGGTGTGTGATGTGGAAATGCCTAATATGAACGGGTTTGAGTTTTTGGGACAACGGCGACGTTATCCAGAATTGATGAATATTCCGGTGGCGATGTTAACCTCTCGTAGTAGTGAGAAGCATCGTCAGTTAGCCACTCATTTGGGAGCTAGTGCCTATTTTACTAAGCCTTATATTGAGCAACAATTTTTAACGGCTGTTGACAATATTGTCAAGTCTAAATAA
- a CDS encoding methyl-accepting chemotaxis protein, with product MNTQSQYTNSEQLLPTKLQSSSEMAIKVEKPETINKSQLRLILQTLYDLPVGKKAQLLLLFIFLSFAGLIGIGVSSFQETGQNSQTHKSYWTSVYSRSVEGQFTPIEPQEPIVLNNQAIIQPALEQATKNPGQSLEQKITEGGQTYQVNIVAIPAVKGNPQSVIIYGEKQPDSPSYSGQNLQIKLGLSIAIATFILGVCGILLRSITRSIEQLNQVTGDLAQGDYHSSIKAENRDEIGQSITQLNKIRLKLDKTHNHLSSYREICQLFRELETNFDSRKVEKILDLTSRVVKANQVLFYQIDKYGKQQILSSSRSKPLNLIGFDSSQLIKDFSLFKAQTLMELNKSNLFPSLSQLLAKLGVNSGGLLPLKTKKFLFGCLIVEFQGQDHLSNSTTVSFLTFIAHQFQLILERHFAKVSQDLEANLQEELTRIRGTLQPLREVQPMLDKVVTECRKAMKVDRVIVYQFDEKWYGKIVAESVNPLFSRSLGVYVGDPCFADKYVKFYREGRVRALNNIDIAGLTDCYLQQLRPFQIKANLVVPIIVNNNLFGLLIAHYCQSPYAWNDCELDFLKMMGIHLGLALDHIQILNQISQQEIEFKTKVDELKEDAIIMRSQLERALKGDLSVRATGLTGEIAPIATLYNQIADNLSQTLTNIDSVATDLTHSIAVYHHLTQLLTQDTTQMDERIEHLKTYLTHLQSIITEITKVTTSSKENITLYDQGLDNCAKGMELLVTQMGAIADTVATTTKKIEHLGESSQEISKVVGLISRFAAQTHLLALKASIEAARAGEEGRGFAVIADEVRTLAASSAEATAEIENLVASIQQETKEVALAMATGTEQVDKASQYLEGTKESLGQLKTVSHQINEMTVTVSDYCSDANEQGISVQSVSEQLEELLEITQDKNREISRTIEEIQVMTEAINETVKQYVQPLKH from the coding sequence ATGAATACTCAAAGTCAATATACAAATTCTGAGCAGTTATTACCGACTAAACTTCAATCTTCTTCTGAGATGGCTATCAAGGTCGAGAAACCTGAAACAATCAACAAGAGTCAACTGAGATTAATCTTACAAACTCTTTATGATTTACCCGTAGGAAAAAAAGCGCAACTGTTACTGTTGTTTATTTTTCTCTCTTTTGCTGGTCTGATTGGGATTGGGGTTAGCTCTTTTCAGGAAACTGGTCAAAATTCCCAAACCCATAAAAGTTACTGGACTTCTGTTTATAGTCGCTCCGTTGAAGGGCAATTTACCCCCATCGAGCCTCAAGAACCAATCGTATTAAATAATCAAGCTATCATTCAACCGGCTTTAGAACAAGCGACTAAAAATCCGGGTCAATCCCTTGAGCAAAAAATCACTGAGGGAGGTCAAACTTATCAGGTTAATATTGTAGCTATACCGGCGGTTAAAGGTAATCCTCAAAGCGTCATTATCTATGGAGAAAAACAACCCGATTCCCCAAGTTATTCTGGGCAAAATTTACAGATAAAATTGGGGTTATCCATCGCCATTGCTACGTTTATTTTAGGAGTTTGTGGGATTCTGTTAAGATCGATAACTCGATCGATTGAACAATTAAACCAAGTTACCGGAGATTTGGCACAAGGAGATTATCATTCATCAATCAAAGCTGAAAATCGAGATGAAATCGGACAATCTATTACACAGCTAAATAAAATAAGATTGAAGTTAGATAAAACTCACAATCACCTCTCTAGCTATAGAGAAATTTGTCAATTATTCAGAGAGCTTGAAACTAACTTTGATTCAAGAAAAGTAGAAAAAATTCTGGACTTAACTAGCCGAGTAGTCAAAGCCAACCAAGTTCTATTTTATCAAATTGATAAATATGGAAAGCAACAAATTTTAAGTTCATCTCGGTCTAAACCCCTGAATTTAATAGGATTTGATTCAAGCCAATTGATCAAAGATTTTTCTTTGTTTAAGGCTCAAACTCTAATGGAGTTAAATAAATCTAATCTTTTTCCTTCTCTAAGTCAATTATTAGCCAAACTGGGGGTTAATTCTGGGGGATTACTGCCTTTAAAAACTAAAAAATTTCTCTTTGGTTGTTTAATCGTTGAGTTTCAAGGACAAGACCATTTATCAAATTCTACGACGGTCTCTTTCTTAACATTCATCGCTCATCAATTTCAACTTATTTTAGAACGACACTTTGCCAAAGTGAGTCAAGACCTAGAAGCAAATTTACAAGAAGAATTAACTCGGATAAGGGGGACTTTGCAACCTTTGCGAGAAGTTCAGCCAATGTTAGACAAAGTAGTCACCGAATGCCGAAAAGCCATGAAAGTCGATCGGGTCATTGTATATCAATTTGATGAGAAATGGTACGGTAAAATAGTGGCCGAATCAGTTAATCCGCTTTTTTCAAGAAGTTTAGGAGTGTATGTCGGTGATCCTTGTTTTGCCGATAAATATGTTAAATTTTATCGAGAAGGACGAGTCAGAGCTTTAAATAATATAGACATCGCCGGATTAACGGATTGTTATTTACAACAATTAAGACCTTTTCAAATTAAAGCTAATTTGGTCGTGCCGATTATTGTTAACAATAACCTTTTTGGGTTATTAATCGCTCATTACTGTCAATCGCCCTATGCTTGGAACGATTGCGAACTCGATTTTCTCAAAATGATGGGAATACATCTCGGTTTGGCTTTAGATCATATTCAAATTTTAAATCAAATTAGCCAGCAGGAAATAGAGTTTAAAACTAAGGTCGATGAATTAAAAGAAGACGCAATAATAATGCGTTCTCAACTCGAACGAGCCTTAAAAGGAGATTTGAGTGTACGAGCAACGGGATTAACGGGAGAAATTGCCCCTATCGCTACTCTTTACAATCAAATTGCTGATAATTTGTCCCAAACTCTGACTAATATTGATTCTGTCGCCACAGACTTGACTCATAGTATCGCGGTTTATCACCATTTAACCCAATTGTTGACCCAAGATACGACTCAAATGGATGAGAGAATTGAACATCTCAAGACCTATCTAACCCATTTACAATCCATCATCACTGAAATTACCAAAGTAACGACTAGCTCCAAAGAAAATATAACACTCTATGACCAAGGACTAGACAATTGTGCCAAGGGGATGGAGTTACTCGTGACTCAGATGGGGGCTATTGCGGATACAGTAGCCACTACCACCAAAAAAATTGAGCATTTGGGAGAATCTTCTCAAGAAATTTCAAAAGTCGTCGGATTAATCAGCCGTTTTGCCGCTCAAACTCACCTGTTAGCTCTCAAAGCTTCTATTGAGGCAGCTAGAGCCGGAGAAGAAGGACGAGGGTTTGCGGTGATTGCGGATGAAGTGAGAACCTTAGCGGCTTCTTCTGCGGAAGCAACGGCAGAAATTGAAAATTTAGTCGCCAGTATTCAACAAGAAACCAAAGAAGTCGCTTTAGCGATGGCGACAGGAACGGAACAAGTTGATAAGGCTTCTCAATATTTAGAAGGCACAAAAGAGTCATTAGGACAATTAAAAACCGTGTCCCATCAAATTAACGAAATGACTGTTACCGTTTCTGATTATTGTTCTGATGCCAATGAACAGGGGATAAGCGTTCAATCCGTCAGTGAGCAACTTGAAGAACTTTTAGAAATCACCCAAGATAAAAATAGGGAAATTTCTCGCACAATCGAAGAAATTCAAGTGATGACTGAAGCGATTAATGAGACGGTCAAACAGTATGTTCAACCCCTTAAACATTAA